The Stigmatella aurantiaca DW4/3-1 genome contains the following window.
TCTTGCGCGCCCGATGTGGGCACCCAAGGGCGCGGCCTTTGTAGGGGCTCACCCCACGTGCGTCAAGCGCAGCGGCGGGGGTGACAGGCGCGTGCGGACGTACTGCTCAAAGGCGGAGGCCTGGAGAAAGCTCATCTCCACCCCCCCGAAGCGCAGCAGGGAGCAGTCGAACAGGGGCATGGGCCGGCCCGGAACGATGAGCACTCCGCCCACGAAGGTGCCGTTGTGACTCCCGGCATCCACCACATGCCACATGCCCGTGTGCGGCTCCTGACGGAAGAAGGCGTGGGTGCGCGAGACGGTGGCCTCCTCCAGCACCACGTCGCTGTCGAGGCTGCGGCCGAGCTTCAGCGCCTCCTGCTGGGCAGAGCGCTTGCGCAGCTCGACCACGTGCCACTCCAGCGGACCCTGCTGGGGCATCCGGGCCGAGGACCTCCGGGCCGGGGTCACCGGACAGGGGCTCACCTGGGAGTCCCGCGGCTGAACAGGGGACTCCCACACCAGCACGGGCCACGAGACAGACCGCAACACCACCTCGCGATCGGCGAGCAACTGCGAGGCCAACATGGCGAATCGGAGAGCCAAGACACTCCCTTCGGCGAAAACGAGGCCGGAAGCTGTACACGTACCCTGAGTGCGTCCACCCCCCTCCGCTTCCGAAATGCCCCGTGCCTTCCCGACCTGAAGGCACGGGTGCGAGGAGGTACGTTCTGGCCGGACCTCCCGTCCCATTTCGTGGACGCATGCGCCGGGGCGGGACGGCCGTTCTCCGCGCTTCCCGAGGGAGGGCTCCTTGGCATGAAGGCTGCTCAACACCCCCGTGGCCTCAGGCGGCCGAAGCCGGTGAGGCGGCCGTGCCATGGGTGGCACGGGGGGCGTGAAGGAGTGGGCAGACGATGCTGACGGCAGGGAAGCGATTGGCGGTGTTCTCCATCCGGGAGGGCAAGGGCGGGAGCATCTGGGTACGGGCCGGAAGCGCCTTCGTGAACAAGGACGGCTCGCTGAACGTGCTGTTGGACGTGCTGCCCCTGGACGGAAAGCTGCACGTGCGCGAGGCGGCGGAGCGGCGGGATGGGGCGCAACCCTCGGGGGGACGTTACGCGCCCGGCACGGGGCTCGAGCCCGAGCTGGTGGGGAGCCACCCGTGAGGACCGCCCGGCGTTTGGCGTGGGGGGGGATCCTCGCACTGGGGCTGATGGGCTCGGGAACCGCCGCGGCCCGCGAGAAGGCGCGCACGCAGTACACGGGCGTGGTGAACCTCAACGAGGCGACGGAGGAGGAGCTGGACCGGTTGCCCGGCGTTGGAAGGAAGGCCGCGCAGCGCATCCTCGCGCAGCGGGCGAAGCGACGCTTCCAACGCCCCGAGGAACTGGTGAAGGTGAAGGGCTTCGGGAAAAAGAGGTTCCAGAAGCTCAAGCCGCTCCTGACGGTGGCGGGCCCCTCGACCCTCACGCAGACGCAGGCTCCTGCCGAGCCTCCGCCGAAGAAGTCCTCTCCGTGACAGGCGAGGGCTGCGCTGGGCCAAGACCCGCCCGGCAGCCCTCTCGCCCCGCCGTCCCACGCCTGGTAAGGCCGGCCACCAGCCATGACGCATCGCGTCATAAACATGGAAAGGAGGGCATCGCGCCCTCCAGGAGCCCTCCTGGCCAGCCGTGTCACAGGCCACCAAGCTTGTACCGGCCGAACAGGTAGTGGATCTTCGATCCACGGATGGGCGCCTGAGCTACATGTCTGCAACGGGCGACACGGAGGCGGAGTTGAAGGAAACTGAGGGCATGAAGGAGCTGGACGAGAGCAGCGAACCGGAGTCGGCCTCACGCGCCAAGGTCCAGGGGCCCCCATTGGGAGAGGTGCTCGAGTTCATGCGCCTGTTGTGGGCCGTGGATCATGGTCTGCAATCGACCTCCAAGCGGATGGAATCGAACCTGGGCGTCACCGGCCCTCAGCGGCTGGTGCTCCGGCTGGTCGGGCGGTTCCCGGGCATCACCGCTGGCGCACTGGCGCAGATTCTCCACGTGCACCCGAGCACCCTCACGGGCGTGCTCAAGCGCCTGGAGAAGCGGGGCGTGCTGGAGCGCAAGTCCGATCCACTCGATGGGCGCAAGGCGCTCTTCGCCCTCACCGAGGCGGGCCGGGCGCTGGATGTGCCCGCCACGGGAACGGTGGAGGCGGCCGTGCAGCGGGTCCTGTCACGCATGCCTCGCGCGCGCATCGTCCACACCCAGGAGGTCCTCACCGCGCTCGCCGAGGAGCTGGGCGGTGTCCCCACGGAGGCCACGCCAGCATCTCCGCCGGAGCCCGACGAAACGGACGCCAGCTGAACATCCCGCCGGGCAGGCTGTCCGTACCGGACAGAAGGCGCACGCTCAGCGGTGGGGATCGCCGCGCGGGGCGGACCGCCCGGGGGGAGAGCTTGATAGAGACTTGGGAAATAGGCGGCCTCCCCACGGGTTGCCTCGCCACTGAGCGGACGAGACATTGAACCTGGAAACCCCGCAGAGCCCAGGCCCGGACCTTCCCCCTTCCCCCCCTTTCCCGCCGCCGCAGCCTCCAGCCTCACACCGGAGGGCGTGGCGGGGGCGTGAGGTGGAGGCCCTGCTGGGCGCGGTGCGCGACCACCAGCGCCGCCAGCTCTGGCTGGAAGGGGCCCTGCTGGGAGCAGGGGTCCTCCTTCTCCTGGCGACGGCGGCCGGTTTCCTGGGCGGGGTGTGGCCCCTCCTTGGCCGGTGGCTGCTGTTTCTGACCCCCGTCGCGGCCGTGGCCGTGGCGTGTGCTTGGAGCCTCCTGTTCTCCCGGAAGATGGTGGGGGACGACGTGCGGACCGCCCGGCTGGTCGGCCTGCGGCGACCGGAGCTGTCCCTGGACGTGCTCGCCGCCGTGGAGCTGCGCCGCGAGAGCGGCGGGAACCAGCACTCCGAGGTGCTCGCGGACGCTTTCCTCTCGCAGATGGACGTGCGGGCGCGCCGGGTGAACCCCGCCAGCGTCGTGGATGGCACCCGGGTGAAGCGCATGGCGCAAGGGCTGGGCGCCCTGGCCCTGGCGACGGTGCTGGTGCTGGCCCTGGCGGGAGGCCGTTGGCGCGCGGGCGTGACAAAGGCCTGGGAGGCGGGCCGGGAGACCGAGGCCTCCGCCCTGCTGGAGCCCATCACGGGGGACATCGAGCTGACGTACCGCTACCCGTCTTACACGGGGCTGGCGCCGCGCACCGTGGCCGGGACCAACGGCGAGGTGAGCGCGCCCTCCGGCACCGAGGTCGTGCTCAAGACGCGCTCGGACCGGGAGGTGGAGCGCGCGGAGCTGAGCATCAACGGGGAGACCTTGCCGCTGCAGGTGGCGGACAGCCGGGAGCTGACGGGCTCCTTCGTGGCGAAGAAGACCGGCACTTACCACTTCATCTTCTATGGCTCGCGCACCAAGCCCCTGGCGGTGGGGCCGGACATCCCCCTCACCGTCGAGGCGGACGCGGCCCCTCAGGTGACGCTGCTGACCCCCGCCTCGGAGCTGGAGGTGGACCCCGACCAGGCGGTGGCCCTCAAGTACGAAGCCTCGGATGACTATGGGCTGGGCGAGTTGTCGCTCGTCTACCGCATGCCCGGCTCGGCGCAGGAGCAGCGCGTCCCGCTGAGGCGCGAGGATGGCCGCCGCAGCCGTGGCCTCCATGAGTGGAAGATGAACACGCTCAAGGCGAACCCGGGCGACCGCATCACCTATTACATCGAGGCCAAGGACAACGACACGGTGGAGGGCCCCAAGCGCGGGGTCAGCCGCACGCTGGCGCTGCGCATCTACAGCGCCGCCGAGCACCGCCGCGCCGCGCTGGAGAAGATCGAAGCGCTCTGGGGCCGGCTGGTGGACCACCTCGCGGAGCGGCTGGAGAGCCCGGACCGGGCCAAGGAGAAGACGCTGGAGCGCATCGCGGCCGGTCAGTCCGTGGACGCCAGTGGGCAGCAGCTCCTGGGCGACATGCGCGCCCTGGCCCAGGAACTCTCACGCGAGCGGGACGTGCCGGTGGAGCTCGTCTCGGCGCTGACCAACGTCGCGGACGGCATGGCGCGCCGGCTCACCACCACCCAGGACCTGCGCCGCATCTACCTGCGCACCCAGAAGATGCGCGGCGAGGACTGGGGCACGGGCGCGCGGCTGACCGGAGCGGTGAATGAAGAGATCACCGAGACGGAAAAGAACGTCCTCTACCTGGAGTCGCTGCTGGACCGGCAGAAGCTGGAGGCGCTGCGCGAGCTGGCCGAGGAGCTGAACCGGGAGCGCAGGGACCTGGCGCAGCTTTTGGAGGAGTACAAGAAGAGCCCCAGCGACGAGGCCCGTCAGCAGGTGATGCAGCAAATCCAGCAAATGCGCGAGCGCATCCAGGAGCTGGTGCGGCGCATGGCCGAGCTGCGCAAGAGCATCCGCGACGAGCACCTCAACGCCGAGGCGCTCGAGGAGATGATGAAGGACCAGGACGTCTCGAGCGCGCTGGACGACGTGGAGCGGCTCATGCGCGAGGGCAAGGTGGACGAGGCGATGGCCAAGCTCCAGGAGCTCTCCATGCAGATGGACCAGATGATGGAGTCGCTCAACAACGCCCAGCAGGAGTTCGGCGGCGAGCAGTACCCGGAGCTGACGGAGAAGTTCGGCAAGTTCATGGAGGACCTGCAGCAAACGGTGCAGGAGCAGCAACAGGTCTCCGAGGCCACCAAGTCCCTGCGCGACAAGGCCCGCCAGCAGAACCGGGAGCGCATCTCCGAGCGCGGCAAGGCGATGAAGGACGAGCTGATGCGCCAGGTGGAGCAGGTGCAGAAGAGCTACGCGGAGCTCGGGCCGGAGCAGCTCGACAGCCGCGCCGCGGCGCCCATGGCGGAGGCCCAGTCGCAGCTGGAGAACCTGAAGAACGCGCTGAAGCAGGAGGACTTCGACCTGGCGTCGGAGGCGGCCCAGCGCGCCGAGGAGATGGCCCAGCAGCTGGCCGCCCTGGGCGAGCGCCAGCGCCAGCTCGACGAGATGTTCGGCAACCCGCCCGACGCGCGCGAGCAGTCCGCGCAGATGGCGCAGCGGCTCCAGCGCGACGCGAACCGCGTCCAGGAAGTGAACCAGCAGCTCCAGTCGCTCTTCCCCCAGCCGGGCTCGCAGATGAGCGCCCAGGACCGCCAGCAACTCCAGCAGCTCTCCGAGCAGCAGCAATCCCTGGAGCAGCGCGCCCAGGGGCTGCGCCAGCAGATGGAGGAGATGGAGCAGACGGCGCCCCTCTTCGGCAAGGAGGCGGGCGAGCAGATGGAGGGCATCGGCCAGCGCATGGGCGAGGCCGCCCAGCGGATGCAGGGGCAGGATCCCGGCCGAGGCTACGGCGAGCAGCAGGCGGCGCTGGATGGGCTGCGGCGCTTCCAGAAGCAGATGCGCGAGAGCCAGCAGGGCGGCGGCAAAGGCGGACTGCCCCTGCCCATGGGGGCGGGAGGCCGGGGCCGCGAGGGCAACGGCCATGACCCGCGCGACAAGGTGGAGCTGCCCGACGAGGACGCCTTCCAGGCTCCCAAGGAGTTCCGCAAGGACCTGCTGGACGCGATGAAGCAGGGGGCTCCAGAGCGTTACCGGGAGCAGGTGAAGCGCTACTACGAGGAGCTGGTGAAGTGAGCCCGAATCAGGATGCTTCCGCGCGCGGGGCGCGCCCCCGGAGCGGGTGGAACGCTGGGCTCGGGGCCCTCCTGGCCCTGTTGACCCTGCTTCTGGCCGCGCCTCCGGCCCACGCGGACGATGAGCTCAAGAACGAGGTCAAATCGCGCCTGACGAAGATCGAAGAGGCGCTGGATGGCTGGGACGTGGTGGGGGCCCGGCGCGAGCTGACGGAACTGGAGGAGCTGGTCCCGGCGGACATCGAGCCGTTGAAGTACTTCCAGGGGCGCATCGCCTTCGAGGAAGGGCTCTACACCGAGGCGGTGGAGCTGCTCCAAGCCTCGCGGGTGGAGGACAAGCCCGGCAGCTACCTGCGGCTGGCGAAGGACACGCAGCGGATCTTCAAGAACCACCAGCGCACCGAGAGCGACCACTTCATCCTCTTCTACCCCAAGGGCAAGGAGGAGATCCTCGTGCCCTACGCGCTGGAGACGCTCGAGGCCACCTACCGGGCCATGGTGGAGGACCTGGGGTGGACGCCTCCGGGCAAGGTGCGCGTGGAGCTGGTGAACAACGCCCGTGAGCTGTCCAAGGTCAGCACCCTCACCTACGAGCAGATCCAGACGACGGGCACCATCGCCATCTGCAAGTTCAGCAAGCTGATGCTGACGAGCCCCAAGGCGGTCGCGCGCGGCTACGACTGGCAGGACACGCTGGCGCACGAGTACATCCACCTGGTGGTGAGCCAGATGAGCCACAACACGGTGCCCATCTGGCTGCACGAGGGGCTGGCCAAGTTCATGGAGTCGCGCTGGCGCGGCAAGGCCGGCATGGCGATGACCCCCTCCACGCTGGCGCTGCTGGGCCGGCGGGTGAAGGCCGACACGCTGGTGCCCTTCGAGAAGATGCACCCGTCCATCGCCATGCTGCCCACGGCGGAGGATGCGGCCACGGCGTTCGCCGAGGTCTATTACGCCATCGACTACGTCCACCAGACGAAGGGCACCGCGGGGCTGCGGACCATCATCCAGGAGCTCCGCAAGGGACAGCAGGACCGCAAGGCGGTGGAGATCGCCATGGGGGTGCCGTTCGCCCTCTTCGAGAAGTCGTGGCTGGCGCACATCAAGAAGCAGCCCTTCCCCAAGGAGCTGCTGCCGCGCGAGGAGGTGGTGCTCAAGGAGCACGCCAAGGACAAGGACAAGGAGGATCCGAAGAAGGGCAAGGAGATCTCCTTCGGCGACTTCGTCGAGGTGACGGAGATCCCGGCGCGCAAGTTCGCGCACCTGGGCGAGCTGCTGCGCGAGCGCAACCGGATCCTGGCCGCCTCGGAGGAGTACGCCAAGGCGCATGACATCGTCGGGGACAAGTACGAGTCGGTGTCCAACAAGTACGCGCTGGCGCTGCTGCACCTCAAGCGGCTGGAGGAGGCGGAGCAGGTGCTGCGCGGCTCGCTGCGGGTCCACCCCGGCTCTCCCCAGACGAATGTGCACCTGGGCCGCATCCTGCTGTTCCGCAAGGACTACCCGAAGGCGAAGGCGGCCTACCAAGAGGCGCTGTCCACCAACCCGTTCGATCCCGAGGTCCACGTGGCCCTCACCCGCATCCACCAAGCCCTCGGGGAGACGGTGCTGGAGGCCCGCACGCGCGCGGCGAGCGCGCTGCTGCTCAACAAGCACCCGGATCAGGTGGACACCCTGGTCCGGGCCTTCTTGCGCGAGCACGGCCAGCTGTCCGAGATGGACGTTTCCGGCGAGCCGGAGGAAGCACCCGCCTCCAAGCCCTCGCCAGATGGCGGGCCCTGACCATGCCCATGGCCAAGGCACGGCCTCCCCAGGACGCCCTCCCCTCCCGCCTCGAGGTGCTGCTCGATGCCCTGACGGACCGCCACCTGGCGGACCGGCTGGAGCACGTCTACCGCGCGGCGGCGCTGGCCATCGACCGGCTGGGCCACCTCAACATCGTCAAGTACGAGCCCACCAGCGTGGAGCCGGACGGCGCGGACCTCTCCCTCTGGGAGACCATGGCGCCCGCCATCGGGGAGACGCTCATGGGCGTCAACCACCTCATCGCCGTCATCCGCGAGAAGTTCCCCGCGGACGAGCGCGCGGTGGATGCCGGCAAGGGCTGGCGGCCCCCTCCGGCCAGCACCGATGAGCGGCTCGCCCAGGAAGTCGAAACCCTGCTCCAGGCCAGCGCGGTGCGGCTGGCACGCCGGGTGGGGGATCTCGGCGAGCGCGTCCGCCGCCCCGAGGTGGTGAGTGACCGGTGGGGGCTGATGACGGAGTTGCAGACCTTCCGCCTGGACTTCCGCTCGCGCATTGGAGACCTCGTCTACCTGACGGCGGCGGCTTTCGAAGACGTGCGCCGCGAGGATGTGGTGCCCGGCCACACGCACCAGGTGAACGCGGCGGTGGCGCTGCGCGGGGCCACGATGGACCTGCGCCGCTCCCTCCAGGGACGGCTCGAGCGCGCGGCGAAGGCGCCTCCCGAGGGGCTGCCCGCCCTCGCGCGCCAGTTGGAAGACAGCCTGGGGGCATTCTCCACCATGCCCGCCTCGCTCACCCTGCGCACGCGGGACAAGCAGCGCGTGGTGGAGCTGCGCGCCCAGCTCCGGGAGGCCGGGAGCCGTCCCCTCCTGGAGGCCGAGGCGCTGCCCCAGCTCGTCCAGCCCCTCTTGGCGATGCTGGAGCGGGTGGCCGAGGAGCTCACCACCCAGCTGCTCACCGCGCACGACCGGGGGGTTTGGGCCTCGTGTGGCGCGCGCCTGGAGCAGGTCTCCATGCACCTGGCCCTGGGCTCCCCGGGCGCCGAGCGCGTCCTCGTGGAGGCATTGGAGCGCGCCGGGGCCCTCTACGGGCGCTCGGCTGCCTTCGACACCTTCCTGCGCAAACACCGCCGGGCCACGGGAGACGGGCTGGAAGAGGCGGCGCTGCGGGAGACGCTGGAGACGTTCCGCGAGCGCCTCGCCGCGCTGCCGTTTCACTGAGGCCCGCGCCGGGCGCCTACTCCTTCTTGGGCCCTTCGGGCAGCGCGGGAGCGGCTGGCTTCGGGGGCAGCACGCGCAGCTTCTCGTAGCGCCGGGCCAGCGACTCCACCGTCAGCTCCTCCTGCCACTGCTTCGGGTTGGTGTTCCACCCGAAGTCATCGGGAACCTTGCCGCCCCCCTGGCTCTTGTAGCCAATCATGTCCGGGAACTGCGGAGACCAGCGGCCCCCGGGGTCCGGCTCCCGGGTGACCGACTCCCGGCTGGGGATGACAAAGGGCTTGGGTTGATTGCTCATGGGCTTCTCCCTGCGAACCAGCCGGCAGCCTCTCCGAATCCCCCGCCGCTGAATAGCGGAAATTACCCGACTGCCCTCACCGGAGACGCCCCCCGCCGGGTCTTCTGCCGCCGCCGGAAGACATGGTGCGAAGCAGGGGGCAGGACGCTCGGCCCCAGCGAGAACACGGCCGCGAAGTAGCGCGCCTGCGTCTCGCTGCCATAGCGGTACCGCAGTTCCGCCCCTCCCTTCAGCATCACATCCACCGCCCACCCATCTCCGTCCCGGAGGAGCGCTACCCGCTCGATGTCCACCATATGTCCCCCTCCCCTCCTTGGGGGGCTCCTCCATGGAAGACGCGTGCCAAGCCGCGCACGTCCTTTCAACGGCTTGGCGTGTGGACCGGTGAGCACTGGGTCCAAGCAGGTAAGAATTTCCAGGGGCGCTCGCCTGACCGTCCGCCCTTGTCCTGCGGGGCCAGAGACTGTTCGGCTTGTGAACGGCGGATCCTGCGTTACGTCAAGGACATGACTTCCATTCCAGACCTCAACGGCGAAGCGCGCTTCGCTGAATTCACCCTGGCCGAAGGCTGCCTGCTGTGCGGCGGTGAGGTGAGCATCCGGGCCACCCCATCGGGCGCACACAGCTACTGCCCCACGTGCCACTGGCTGTCCCGGCCCCGGATGAAGGTGCGGGGCCAGGGACTCGAGTTGTCGTTCTCCACCTCGGCCAACGCGTAGTGCCTCAGGAGCCCCTGGGGCTTCTCACCGCGCCAACCAAAGCCACAGCGGCGCGGTGGCGAAGCTCAAGGGGATGCCCAGTCCCACCATGAGCACGGCCAGCTCCACATCCAGATCATGCTCGGAGGCGAGGATGGCGCCGCTGACCATGGGCGCCATCGCGTTCTGAAGCAGCACGGCCTCGCGCACGACGGGCGCCATGCCCGGCATCATCCACAGTCCCGCCATGACCAGGGCGGGCGCCAACGCCAGCTTGTAGCCCAGCCCCAGCGCCAGTCCCCTCAGCCGGGAGCGGATGCCCCGGAACTGGAGCTGGAAGCCCACCGAGAAGAGCGTGAGCGGGGTCAGCGGGGCGCTGAGCCGCTCCAGGAGCGCCTCCGCCCAACCGGGAAACGCCCAGGGGCGCAGCACCAGCGCGAGGACGAGCGCCAGGAAAGGCGGGAAGCCCACCACCTTGCGAAGGAGGGTCGCGGGGCTCGGCGGCGTCTCCCCCGAGGAGGCACGCACGGCGACGAAGGTGGCCAGCGTGGCGAGCAGGAGAAACGAGCCGAGCTGATCCACCACCACGGCCACGGCGAGCCCCTCCCGGCCCAGCAGCGCCTCGGCCATGGGGAGCCCCACGAAGGCGGTGTTGCTCAGGCCCGCGGTGAGCACGAGCGCGGCGATGGAAGTCCGCCCCAGCCCCAGGCGTGGACCGAGCACCTGGCAGAGCCCCCAGGCGCCCAGGAAGACGAGCCATGGGGTGACCGCGGCCACCAGCAGTTCGGGACGGAACGCCAGCCGGTGCACCACGCCCAGCACGAGCGCCGGCAGGGGAACGTGGAGGACGAAGGTGTTGAAGACCGCGGCCGTCTGCGGTGGAAAGCGGCCACTGCGCCGGGCCAGCGCGCCGAGCACCAGGCACACCGCCAGAAGGGAGAGGACGGTCACCATGGCGTCCGTCCCTCTGCCCCTCGCTCCCTCTCCCAGAAAACGACAAGGGGGCAGGCTTCCGGCGGGATCTCAAACTTGGGAAAGGAGAGCACGGCGCGCACATGCGCTTTGTGCTGCATCTGGCAAGGAACATCCAGTCCCATCTGGCCCGCCCCAGCGCCGCCATGCGCAGGGGGGGCTGCCGGTGAACAGACGGATCAGAACGGAACGACGAACACGGTCAGCAAGGCAAGGTATGCGGCGATGACGAAGAACATCGCGGTGTAGTTGGGGTCGCTGTCGTGTTCCAGGTAGCTGAAGTTCATGACGCCCTCCTTCAAGGCCTTCCTTTCTGTCTACGGCGGGCGCCTCCCGCGATTGCATTTCCCCCTCAGTGCAGCCCCTTCACCGCGCCCAGGAGCATCCTTCGCGGCGAGGGCCCTTCCAGCAGCCGCGCGCCATCTTCCGCCAAGACACGCAGGGTGGCCCCGAGCCAGCGCACGCACTCCTGCCAGCCCAATGCGGTGGGCCGCCGCCCCAGAAAGAGATCCTGGGCGTTGTCGATCCCCTCCTGGAGGGAGCTTCCTGGGGGAAGCGGCAGTTCGACATAGAGCGACTCGGCGAAGTTCTCGTCGATGGGGGCGTGGATCCACACGGACCACTGGTGCACTGGAGGCAGGGACTCGACGACGTACAATTCGGTGACGGCGTGCGCGCGAAACCCCCGCTGCGTCAACGTGAGCCCAGCCTCCGGCGGCACCAGCAACAACAAGGAGGGCACCGGAAGCCGAGGCATCCGCCAAGGCTGGGACAGCGTCTCGGGCTGGCGCACGAGTTGGGCGAGGGAGGGCGTCACCGCGTAGGCATGACGCCCGCCCAGGTCATGGGCCACGAGTTGCCAGTGGCGCAGGGCACTCCAGGAGAACGCCTCGAGCGCGCCCGCGGTCAGCCCCGGGGGGAACGACCCATGCCGTTGCAGGGCCTGGGCGAGGCTGTGGGTCTTCAGCGCGACGAACTCCGGATCCGTGGTGATCGCGCTCAAGCGCGTGAAGCCCGTGCGCCGGGCGATGTACTCGATGAGCAGGTAGGGCACATGGCCGAGCACATGCCGGCCCTTCTCCCAGGCCAACCGGCCCTCGTTCAGGTCCTCCACCAGGGCACCGATTCCCCGGGGCAACCCCAGGGCCTGGAGGTAGCGCCGGCCGATGTCCAGGGACTCCTGCTCAAAGAGCACGAAGCGATCGAACATGGTGGCATCGGACGTGTCATGGGTGTCATTGGGCGAAATCGGTCGTGTCACGTAGGGCCTCTCAGGCCCTACTTAACGCGTTGGATGCCAAAACGAGAGAAGATTTCCTGCCTACTCCCTGGGGAGGGGAGGGACCTGGGCCTGCCCTGCTGGAAAGAGGACTACTTGCCGAAGAGGGACTCGGGACGCTGGAGGCCACGCGCCTGGGCCAGCGGCTGGAGGATGTCCGCCGGGGGCGCATCCGCGGTGAGCAACAACACCCTCACGGCCGTCTCCACCACATCCTCCGCCCCGGGACGCACCATGCCGCGCCGCGCGTCCTCCACCCGCTTCTGCCGGTAGATGTCGAAGCGCTCGCGCACCTTCTTGGACAGGTCCTCCATGGCCTTGTCCCCCACCTCCACGCGCAGCTCCAGCTCATCGCGCAGTTGCACCGGGTCGGCCAGCACGCCATAGCGGTCGTAGCCCTTGTGGCTCAGGTCCTCGTGCGTCACGTCGTAGTCCTGGGTCACGGGCGCCGGGACCGCCTGGGGCGCCGTCAGGTCGCGCAGAACCGAGGTGACGGTGGCCTTCACCGTCAACCGGTGCAGTTCCACGTCGAAGACGAAGTCCGAATACATCGGCTCCTCCACGGTGATGGGCTCGCGGAAGACGGCGTCCCGGCCGCGCTGCACCTCGCGCCGCTGGGACTCCGACTTCTCCAGCGCCACCTGCAGCCCCAGCTCCAGCGTTTTCACGGCGGTGGCGCTCTGCACCAGCAGCGACTCCTCCTGCTTGCACGCGCCCCGCGCGCACTCCGCCGGGTTGCACTCGTCCGGCACCTGGCCGGGCTTGTCCAGCTCGCTGGCCGCCTTGCCGCACTCCTGGATGGCCTCCAGACACACCTGGCGTTCGCGCTCGCGGCAGCGCTCGGCGGCCTGACGCATCGTGGACAGCTCCGCCTGGTGGCGCAGGTACTCGCGCAGCACCCCCGTCTGCTTGCGCTCGACCTCCTCCAGCGTCCGCTCGGTCTGGAGCAGCTTCTCCTCGAACTGCTTGCGGCGCGGATTGGGCACGGAGCGGTTGCCGGCCAGGTACCGCTGGGTGCGCTGCGACTGCTCCACCGCCTTGAGCGGCAGCACGCGCTCCAGCACCACGTTCAGCTGGAGGCCCACCGTGGACTCGGGCGCCTCGGTCACCACGCGGATGGGCACCTGCTTGGGCAACATCGCCGCCAGCCGTCCCCCCGCGAGCCGCTGCGCCACATCCGGCGACTCCGCCTTGTCCACCACCGGGGGGGTAACCACCAAATAGGCCACCTCGTCGCGCAACTTCTGGCGCACGGCCTCCGCCCGCTCCCGCGCCGCCGTGGCCCCTACCCGCTCCTGGTCCGCGCGCAGGTAGCCCAGCAGCGCGTTGCCCAACTTGCCGCCCTCCTCCAACTGCTGCGCCGTCTTGAACCAGCGCTTCGCCCACGCCACCTGGACCGCGTCCACCCCCTTGCGGGCCACGGGGTGCTCCGGAGCGACGGAGAGCACCGCGTCGAACTCCGCGCGGGCCTCTTGCAGCCGCTCCTCCTGGAGGGCCTGCTGCGCCACCGCCACCCGCGCCTCCAACGTCTGGGTCAGCAGCGCGCGCGCCGGCTCGTTCTCCGAGTCCAGCTCCAGCGCCCGCACCAGCAGTGCCTGGGCCTGGGGGAGGTTGCCGGTGGTGTGCGCCCGCTCCGCATCCGAGTACACCTCCTGGCTCCACCCCTTGCGCATGGCGCGCAGCTTCACCGTCACCTCGGAGGAGCCCGGGTCCGCCGCGAGCGCGCGCTGGTAGGCGGCCTCCGCCTCCATCCACTTGCGCTGAGACGTCTTCTCGTCACCCTCCCGCACGGCGCGGCTGTAGGCGGTGCAACCGCTCATGAACAGCAGCGCGCACAGGGCCAGGGCGGAGAACCAGCGCGAAGGAGCAGGGGAAGCCGGACGAAGTCGAGCGGGCGCGAACACGGGCCGCATCTTCAATGGGAAAGGGCCTCCTGGGTGAAGAATTGTCCACCCTGCCAGGCCACCCTCCAGGCAGGACCGTGCCGAGGCACCCTCGTGGGGCAAGGCCGGCCGCGCGGCCCGGGGCGGAGGCGTCCGGCGAGGGGGTGAGTGTGAATTTCTC
Protein-coding sequences here:
- a CDS encoding peptidase MA family metallohydrolase, with the translated sequence MSPNQDASARGARPRSGWNAGLGALLALLTLLLAAPPAHADDELKNEVKSRLTKIEEALDGWDVVGARRELTELEELVPADIEPLKYFQGRIAFEEGLYTEAVELLQASRVEDKPGSYLRLAKDTQRIFKNHQRTESDHFILFYPKGKEEILVPYALETLEATYRAMVEDLGWTPPGKVRVELVNNARELSKVSTLTYEQIQTTGTIAICKFSKLMLTSPKAVARGYDWQDTLAHEYIHLVVSQMSHNTVPIWLHEGLAKFMESRWRGKAGMAMTPSTLALLGRRVKADTLVPFEKMHPSIAMLPTAEDAATAFAEVYYAIDYVHQTKGTAGLRTIIQELRKGQQDRKAVEIAMGVPFALFEKSWLAHIKKQPFPKELLPREEVVLKEHAKDKDKEDPKKGKEISFGDFVEVTEIPARKFAHLGELLRERNRILAASEEYAKAHDIVGDKYESVSNKYALALLHLKRLEEAEQVLRGSLRVHPGSPQTNVHLGRILLFRKDYPKAKAAYQEALSTNPFDPEVHVALTRIHQALGETVLEARTRAASALLLNKHPDQVDTLVRAFLREHGQLSEMDVSGEPEEAPASKPSPDGGP
- a CDS encoding AEC family transporter produces the protein MVTVLSLLAVCLVLGALARRSGRFPPQTAAVFNTFVLHVPLPALVLGVVHRLAFRPELLVAAVTPWLVFLGAWGLCQVLGPRLGLGRTSIAALVLTAGLSNTAFVGLPMAEALLGREGLAVAVVVDQLGSFLLLATLATFVAVRASSGETPPSPATLLRKVVGFPPFLALVLALVLRPWAFPGWAEALLERLSAPLTPLTLFSVGFQLQFRGIRSRLRGLALGLGYKLALAPALVMAGLWMMPGMAPVVREAVLLQNAMAPMVSGAILASEHDLDVELAVLMVGLGIPLSFATAPLWLWLAR
- the traC gene encoding outer membrane exchange accessory lipoprotein TraC produces the protein MRPVFAPARLRPASPAPSRWFSALALCALLFMSGCTAYSRAVREGDEKTSQRKWMEAEAAYQRALAADPGSSEVTVKLRAMRKGWSQEVYSDAERAHTTGNLPQAQALLVRALELDSENEPARALLTQTLEARVAVAQQALQEERLQEARAEFDAVLSVAPEHPVARKGVDAVQVAWAKRWFKTAQQLEEGGKLGNALLGYLRADQERVGATAARERAEAVRQKLRDEVAYLVVTPPVVDKAESPDVAQRLAGGRLAAMLPKQVPIRVVTEAPESTVGLQLNVVLERVLPLKAVEQSQRTQRYLAGNRSVPNPRRKQFEEKLLQTERTLEEVERKQTGVLREYLRHQAELSTMRQAAERCRERERQVCLEAIQECGKAASELDKPGQVPDECNPAECARGACKQEESLLVQSATAVKTLELGLQVALEKSESQRREVQRGRDAVFREPITVEEPMYSDFVFDVELHRLTVKATVTSVLRDLTAPQAVPAPVTQDYDVTHEDLSHKGYDRYGVLADPVQLRDELELRVEVGDKAMEDLSKKVRERFDIYRQKRVEDARRGMVRPGAEDVVETAVRVLLLTADAPPADILQPLAQARGLQRPESLFGK